The window CGGGAGTGCGCCCCGGGCCGCCAGCGGCCCTTGCGGGCGGAGCTGCTGCACACCGCGACGATGGTCTCCGCGGGGCCGCCGGCCGGTGCGCCGTGGCCCGGGTACGCGGGCGACGCATGGACGCCGCCGGGCGCGGGCAGATCCCGTACGAGCACTTCCAGCTCGCCGACCGTCTTGAGGGCGTACAGCGAGTCCAGGCGGTCGGAATGCTCCTCGGCGGTCAGCCGGCCTTCGGCGAGGGCGTCGCTGAGGATCTGCGCGATCCGGTCCCGGTCGGCGTCGGAGGCGCGCAGCTCGGCAGGGGCGGGTGCGGGGGCGGCGGGGTGCTTTTCCAGGTCCACGACGCCCAGCATAGCGAGACACGATAGATCGCGATACTACCGAGTGAGCCTTACCTCACAGACACGCCCCCGACGGGAGGTTCTACGCTGGTGGACCGCACTGCCAATTGGTCGTCAGTGCTGTCTGCCGAGTGAGGAATGCCCCCAATGCCGGAGTTCGCGTACACCGACCTGCTGCCCCTGGGCGAGGACACCACCCCCTACCGGCTGGTGACCGCCGAGGGCGTGTCCACCTTCGAGGCGGACGGCCGTACGTTCCTCAAGGTCGAGCCCGAGGCGCTGCGCAAGCTCGCCGAGGAGGCCATCCACGACATCCAGCACTTCCTGCGCCCCGCGCACCTCGCGCAGCTGCGCCGGATCATCGACGACCCCGAGGCCTCCTCGAACGACAAGTTCGTGGCCCTGGACCTGCTGAAGAACGCGAACATCGCGGCGGCCGGCGTCCTGCCGATGTGCCAGGACACGGGCACGGCGATCGTCATGGGCAAGCGCGGCCAGAACGTGCTCACCGAGGGCGGTGACGAGGCGGCCCTCTCCCGCGGCATCTACGACGCGTACACCCGCCTCAACCTGCGCTACTCGCAGATGGCCCCGATCACCATGTGGGAGGAGAAGAACACCGGCTCGAACCTGCCCGCGCAGATCGAGCTGTACGCGACCGACGGCGGCGCGTACAAGTTCCTCTTCATGGCCAAGGGCGGCGGCTCGGCCAACAAGTCCTTCCTCTACCAGGAGACCAAGGCGGTCCTCAACGAGGCCTCCATGATGAAGTTCCTGGAGGAGAAGATCCGCTCGCTCGGTACGGCGGCCTGCCCGCCCTACCACCTGGCGATCGTCGTCGGCGGCACCTCCGCCGAGCACGCGCTCAAGACCGCGAAGTACGCCTCGGCGCACTACCTGGACGAGCTGCCGCGCGAGGGCTCGCCCCTGGGCCACGGCTTCCGCGACGAGGCGCTGGAGCAGCAGGTCTTCGAGCTGACCCAGAAGATCGGCATCGGCGCGCAGTTCGGCGGCAAGTACTTCTGCCACGACGTGCGCGTCGTGCGCCTCCCGCGCCACGGCGCCTCGCTGCCCGTCGCCATCGCCGTGTCCTGCTCGGCCGACCGCCAGGCCACCGCGAAGATCACCGCCGAGGGCGTCTTCCTGGAGCAGCTGGAGACGGACCCGGCGCGCTTCCTGCCGGACACCACGGACTCGCACCTCGACGAGGCCGCGGACGTGGTCTCCATCGACCTGAACCAGCCGATGGACGAGATCCTGGCGACCCTGACCAAGCACCCGGTCAAGACCCGGCTCTCGCTGACCGGCCCGCTCGTCGTGGCGCGCGACATCGCGCACGCCAAGATCAAGGAGCTGCTGGACTCGGGCGCGGAGATGCCGCAGTACCTGAAGGACCACCCGGTCTACTACGCCGGCCCCGCGAAGACCCCGGAGGGCTACGCGTCGGGTTCCTTCGGCCCGACCACGGCCGGCCGCATGGACTCCTACGTCGAGCAGTTCCAGGCGGCGGGCGGCTCCAAGGTCATGCTGGCCAAGGGCAACCGCTCGCAGCAGGTGACGGACGCGTGCGGCACGCACGGCGGCTTCTACCTGGGCTCGATCGGCGGCCCGGCGGCGCGCCTGGCCCAGGACTGCATCAAGAAGGTCGAGGTCCTGGAGTACGAGGAGCTCGGCATGGAGGCGGTCTGGAAGATCGAGGTCGAGGACTTCCCGGCCTTCATCGTGGTAGACGACAAGGGCAACGACTTCTTCCAGAATCCGGCCCCGGAGCCGACGTTCACCCACATCCCGGTCCGCGGCCCGGGCCTGTAGCGCGACGGCCTGAGGGCCTCTCCCCCGTTCGGGGGAGAGGCCCTCAGGCATATCCGCCCATCGGCAGATGGCAGGCCGGCGGGCTCCCGGCGAGGCTTTTCCCGTAACCAAACAGCCCTTGGAACACGGGAGTTCGCCATGAAGCACCGCAAGCGCGCCCTCATCCTCGCCGGAACCGCCGCCGCCCTCGTGGCCACCCTGGTCGCGGCGGGCCCCGCCCCGGCCGCCCCCGCCGCCCCCGCCGCCCCGGCTGCGCAGGCCGCGGCGAAGCCCGCCTCCGTGCACGGGGGCGGCACGATCTTCTACCCCTACTCCGCCAAGGACGACATCCGCTTCACGGTCGACGCCGAGTCGACCCCGTGGACCAGGCCGTTCCCGGCCCCGGGAGGCGAGAAGGGCCTGCCGACGGACGCTCGGGGCCGGGTGACCATCTCCCACTACTTCACGGAGTCCGGCTTCACCGCCACCGGCGAGGCGGAGGTGGACTGCCTGGTCACGGGCGGCAAGACCGCCACCCTCACCGCCGTGGTCAAGACCTCGAACGTCGGCTGGGAAGGCCGGCGGATCGGCATCAGCGTCCAGGACGGCCAGCGCGGCGAGCCGGACCGCGTCGGGTTCTCCTGGGGCGTCGCCAACGTCGACGTGAAGCCGGACGGCACGGTCGCCGAGGGCACGGTGGGCACCTGCATGGCCCCGGCCCCCTTCACCGAGGTCACCAAGGGCGGCTTCAAGGTGACCCCGGCACCCTTGGCCCCGCAACCGAAGTCGTAGTCACTGCGTCGGAGACAGCAGGTACCGGGCCTCAACGGGGGTGGCCCGGTATCCCGTCTTCCGCGCGGCCGCCACCTCGGCGAGGCTCAGCCCGTACACCCGGCGCAGCAGCGCGAGCGGCACCCCGTCGGGCCCGCCGACCGGCAGGTGGACCGTGCCCTCGCGGGCCACGATGCGCTCCCGGACCCGCGGCGGCGGTACGCCCCGGCCGTCGTCGCAGGCGTAGGCCTCGTACCGCGGACAGTGCTCGTACCCCGCCCAGTGCAGCTCGCCGTCCCGGATGAACTGCCAGTCCTCCTGTACGCACTCCTCCTGTACGCACTCCTCGCACGGCTCGCGGTGAAGGGTCGCGTACACCTGCTGTTCGGCCATCCGGGCAGGATGCGGTAGCGGGGCGTCCCGCGCATCCGGATAACGTCTGGGGCATGACGCAGCCGCAGCTCCGCACCGCCCGCGCCGTCCGGGTGGTGGCCCACCGCGGGGCCTCCCACGAGCACCCCGAGCACACCCTCGCCGCCTACCGGCAGGCCATCGCCGACGGGGCCGACGCGCTCGAATGCGACGTACGGCTCACCGCCGACCACCGGCTGGTCTGCGTGCACGACCGGCGCGTGGAGCGGACCTCCGACGGGCGGGGGGTCGTCTCCGAGATGACGTACGAGGAGCTGCGCGCCCTCGACTTCGGCGGGTGGAAGGGCGAGGAGCACCGCGGCGCCCGGGTGCTGCTCTTCGAGGACCTGCTCCGGGAGGCGCTGGCCGCGCCCCGGCCGGTCGGGCTCGCCGTCGAGACCAAGCACCCGACCCGTGCGGGAGGGCGGCTGGAGGCCGAGCTGGTCCGGATGCTCAAGGAGTACGGGCTGGCCGACGGATCCGCCGGCCTGGTCGAGGTGATGAGCTTCTCCCGCAACGCCCTGACCCGGCTGCACCGGCTCGCGCCCGGCCTGCCCGCCGTCTACCTGATCGAGCGGCGGCTGCGCCCGGTGCGCCCGCCGTACGCGACCCACGCGGGCCCGGGCATCGACCTCGTGCGCCAGGACCCGGGGCTGGTGGGGCGGCTGAAGGCCAAGGGGCTGTCGGTACGGGTGTGGACCGTGGACGAGCCGCGGGACGTGGAGCTGTGCGTGCGGCTCGGGGTGGACACGCTCATCACCAACCGGCCGCGGGAGGTCCGCAAGCTGCTGCGCGACATGTGACACCCGGCCGGGGTGCGCCGGCCGGGCGTGGGGGTCGGGCGTGGGGGGTCGGGCGTGGGGGGTCGGTGGAAGCAGCGGGGCCGTTACACGAAGCGCTGGTTCGCGGACCCGTTGCAGGTCTGCAGCCGCAGCGGCTCGTGGGCGGCGGCCACCGTCAGGCACATGCCCGTGGCGGCCGCGGGGCGCAGGGTTGCGCCGTCGCGGACGAACTTCTGGTTCGCGCCGCCGTGGCAGTTCCAGATGATCAGGCCGGTGCCGGAGCCGTAGTTGGCGCCGGGGGCGTCGAGGCAGCGGTCCTGGGTCAGCTCGATGTGGACGGACTTGCGGGCGGAGTCGTACCACCAGCCCTGGTTGCGGCCGCCGTGGCAGTCCCAGCCGACGATCCTGGTCTCATTGGCGCTGGAGCCGCCGAAGGAGTCGAGGCAGTTGCCGGTCGCCCCGTTCTTCAGGGGCGTGAACTTGTCGTCCCAGGCCCCGGCCTGCAGTACGGGCGTCCCGGTGCTCGCGGGGTCGGCGCAGGAGGCCTCGCGCAGGCCGGAGTCGTACAGCTGGGTCAGGCAGGACGCGAATGCGCCGTGGCCGCGGTAGTTGGGGTGGAAGGACTGACGGGCGGTGTTCTCGTCCCACGGGAAGTGGTCCCCGAGGTCCAGGTAGAGCCCGCGGGCCCAGGTGTCCTCCATGCACACCTCGTGCCCGTGGAAGAGCCGCGAGTTGTCCAGGTAGATCGCGCCGGAGGCGAGGGCCGCCGCGCGCATGCCCTTCTCGAAGGTGGGCACCGCGTAGTTGCGGCCCCAGGTGGCGTCGGAGTCGTAGCCGGCGCAGCCGCCGGGCAGCTTGCCGGGGAAGTTCGGGTTGTCGTGGAAGTCGGGGCCGATGGGGCTGGGGTAGCCCATGACGACCAGCTTGTAGTCGGAGTCGGCGTAGCCGGCGTCGCGCATGACCGTCTTGAGGTCCGCGACCGTGGCCTCGACCTTGGGCTTCAGGCCGTCGACGCGCGCCTGCCAGCCGGGGGCGTACTTGGGCTCGCAGGTGCCCTGGCTGAGGATCCAGCGGGTG of the Streptomyces sp. NBC_01294 genome contains:
- a CDS encoding ricin-type beta-trefoil lectin domain protein, producing MARARTRPMLRSTFAAVAAIAAALGGVTAVTPMAQAATTAGAVTPLSPELEAIRAAEAVKIYGDAAVRPLNERKTGLISLGDSEISGEGVGNYDPATNTPDNQCHRSPDSAIHRTGIPADLTFNVACSGGYTGNIRIGGSKQYADELVQSDSLAIKARNTKIKMVLLVAGANDDLQFGPVMTDCVTRWILSQGTCEPKYAPGWQARVDGLKPKVEATVADLKTVMRDAGYADSDYKLVVMGYPSPIGPDFHDNPNFPGKLPGGCAGYDSDATWGRNYAVPTFEKGMRAAALASGAIYLDNSRLFHGHEVCMEDTWARGLYLDLGDHFPWDENTARQSFHPNYRGHGAFASCLTQLYDSGLREASCADPASTGTPVLQAGAWDDKFTPLKNGATGNCLDSFGGSSANETRIVGWDCHGGRNQGWWYDSARKSVHIELTQDRCLDAPGANYGSGTGLIIWNCHGGANQKFVRDGATLRPAAATGMCLTVAAAHEPLRLQTCNGSANQRFV
- a CDS encoding fumarate hydratase, with amino-acid sequence MPEFAYTDLLPLGEDTTPYRLVTAEGVSTFEADGRTFLKVEPEALRKLAEEAIHDIQHFLRPAHLAQLRRIIDDPEASSNDKFVALDLLKNANIAAAGVLPMCQDTGTAIVMGKRGQNVLTEGGDEAALSRGIYDAYTRLNLRYSQMAPITMWEEKNTGSNLPAQIELYATDGGAYKFLFMAKGGGSANKSFLYQETKAVLNEASMMKFLEEKIRSLGTAACPPYHLAIVVGGTSAEHALKTAKYASAHYLDELPREGSPLGHGFRDEALEQQVFELTQKIGIGAQFGGKYFCHDVRVVRLPRHGASLPVAIAVSCSADRQATAKITAEGVFLEQLETDPARFLPDTTDSHLDEAADVVSIDLNQPMDEILATLTKHPVKTRLSLTGPLVVARDIAHAKIKELLDSGAEMPQYLKDHPVYYAGPAKTPEGYASGSFGPTTAGRMDSYVEQFQAAGGSKVMLAKGNRSQQVTDACGTHGGFYLGSIGGPAARLAQDCIKKVEVLEYEELGMEAVWKIEVEDFPAFIVVDDKGNDFFQNPAPEPTFTHIPVRGPGL
- a CDS encoding DUF1707 SHOCT-like domain-containing protein; the protein is MDLEKHPAAPAPAPAELRASDADRDRIAQILSDALAEGRLTAEEHSDRLDSLYALKTVGELEVLVRDLPAPGGVHASPAYPGHGAPAGGPAETIVAVCSSSARKGRWRPGAHSRAISVMGDINLDLTEAVFEQQVTEINVTCILGNVEVVVPENVTLRGYGSGVLGNFEVRGEGRGETDPQAPVVIVRGFALLGNIEARPKRGAFLVDLARKLRKRLDG
- a CDS encoding glycerophosphodiester phosphodiesterase; its protein translation is MTQPQLRTARAVRVVAHRGASHEHPEHTLAAYRQAIADGADALECDVRLTADHRLVCVHDRRVERTSDGRGVVSEMTYEELRALDFGGWKGEEHRGARVLLFEDLLREALAAPRPVGLAVETKHPTRAGGRLEAELVRMLKEYGLADGSAGLVEVMSFSRNALTRLHRLAPGLPAVYLIERRLRPVRPPYATHAGPGIDLVRQDPGLVGRLKAKGLSVRVWTVDEPRDVELCVRLGVDTLITNRPREVRKLLRDM